The genomic stretch CTAAAACAGTGACTAATAGAATTACCGCTGCTATTTCGCCTTTTCCGGCCTTCTTCTTCTCCCATAAGACCTTTATGGTACCATCGTAACATCTTGCCTCCATCGCATCATAGAGCGAGGAGGATTTCTTCATCGCCCGGATAAAGAGAATAGAAAACAGCCCTGTGCTTCCCTTAAGCGCGGTCCTGAAACTGCGGTTGCCCAGTCTGCTCTCCTGGGCCGTGGTTATCCCTGCCGCTGTCTCATAAAGCACAAAGATAAAGCGGTAAATTAACAACAATAATTCCGATAGAACTGTGGGACAACGAAGCAGCTGAAGTACTCTCAGGATATCCGTAAATGGTGTCGTCAAAGAGAGAAAATACAGACAGGTTACTGCCCCGAAAGCCGAAGTGATCAATTGCAGTCCAAAAATAAGTTTATCACTTTCAAAGTAATAGAATAATCCAAAGATTTTAATAAAGGGTTCCTCAACCTCATGTTGTGATATTCCAAAAAGAATAGTGACAGTACTGAGAAGCAGAAAAGCGAAAGGCACGCACATAAGTCTTATGTAATCAAATACAGGCGTTCCTCCCAGAATTACGGTCAGCCCTGTCATTAACAGGAGAACCAGAAAGGAGAATAAAACTGATCTTGCAGCTACACACATCAACAGGGTAGTAACCGCAAGAAATGCTTTTAAGACCGGACTTTTATCCCTAAGCCTGGACGAATAGGATAATTTATCAATTAACAGCATATTTTGTTCTCCCTTCAGCTCATCACGAATTTTATTCTTTTGTGTACTTCCTTCTTTCCTTCAGTACGCCAATACCATAGCCAAAGATACCGGCACCAAGAGCTGCCTGAAGACAAAATAGCAGGGATTCCGTCTCCCCGCCCGGCGGCTCGTAAACAGGTGAAAACCAGGGGGTATATTCCTCCCCACCGGTAAGCTGGCTGATTGCCTGAGACGCCGCATCATCAGAACCACCGAATTCGGAATCTTTGATTACTATCAGCGGAACCACTGCAATAACAACACACAATAATATTAAGAGAATTGCTTTCTTTCCATTACTGTTCATTTTTGATTCCTCCCTTCATAAAGCCGATTTCCTTCAGCTCATTGCCTGCATAGGAGCTAAGTGTCATTACAACCAGTGCTGTTACAATACCTTCAATAATTGCAATCGGCACCTGGGTAACCGCAAAGATACCCATAAATTTAACCATGGAGGCTCCCACACCACCTACTTCTGCCGGGTAAGCAAGGGCAAGCTGCAGAGAGGTAACGCAATATGTAAGCAAATCACCGAGTGCAGCAGCCAGAAATACTGCCGTGAGCTTTGGCAATTTACATTTCAAGCTGAGCTTATAGACAGCATATGCCACAAAAGGACCGGCAATTGCCATAGAAAAGGTATTGGCCCCAAGGGTTGTAAGTCCGCCGTGAGCCAGTAATAGCGCCTGGAATAGTAAAACGATAACACCAAGGATACTCATTACGCTTGGTCCAAATAATATGGCTCCAAGACCGGTACCGGTAGGATGGGAGCTGCTGCCCGTAACGGAAGGTATTTTAAGAGCGGAAAGCACAAAGGCATAAGCTCCGCACATTGCCAGTACAATCAGAGCTTTTCTGTGTTCTGTAACAATTCGTTTCAAATTAAAATAACCGGCTGCAAAAAAAGGAATGCAAATTATCCCCCAGGCTATACAAAATTTCAGGGGAAGATAACCCTCCATAATGTGCATGGCATTTACTCTGGGTGTAATTGAAGCACCAAGACAGATGATTGCCAAGGCCACCACAAATTTTTTCTGTTTCTTATTCATTTTTTCTCCAATCCTGCACTTTCATTTGTGCACTCAATATGTGCCTGGAATTTTCAGGCACAACTTTGCCGTTGAAAGTTTACTCTTTCAATCTTCTCCCATTCATAAGGCGAATCAGCCTTCCTCATGGTATAACTGATGTAAATAAAAAATACCCTTACACGCTGCTCACATTCGTATACGAACGATTGCAGGGTGAAAGGGTACCCTAAATAGTTTCCTGTTAATACCGGTCAATACAGGAAATGATTGCATACACAGAGCCATCGTCCGTAACTTGTGTATAAAACATACGAAAAGGCAGGTCTTCTGACTCAGGCTTCCTTGCAACAGTTTATCTTCCCATCTTGTGACAGTGATTATGCGGTAACTGTTACTCTTCCTTTACAGCGGCGGGACCGTATGGGCTTTTCACCCATTTCCCTATTATCTTGTCTGCATTTTAAATGCTCCAAGCACCTTTTAGTATTTATATTTCTTTTAAAGTGTATCATTATGGAGGGGTTGTGTCAATCTAAATGGAGGTGAGGTTATAAGACGTGGGGTTGTGGCAGTGGACGAAAACCCGGCTTCCTCTTTGTACGTTTTTGTTCGGATAAGAACCCTTATTCCACTAATACTTCCGTAATTGCTTAGGACAGTTCCGAATAAACCAAACTCGCTAATGAACCATCTATGGTGTTCGTATGGTCTCTTGAAGCTCAAACAGTGGTTTATTCGGAACTTGGCGCAATTACGGAAGTATAAGTGTCATAAGGAACCTTTCCGAGACAAAAACTTCCAAAGAGGAAGCCGGGTTTTCTGACCTTTTTAAGGCTCTTTGCAATAATATTCAATACAAGACTGCTTTTTATATTGGGTTTTTTATTTCTTCTCGGTTTTTATTACGTAGTCTCTGGCTCCTTCTATTCTCTTTACAGTTAAAGAATAACCGCCTTCGAGAATTCCTCTGGTGGTAAAGAAGGGCCTTATCTGCTCTTTTAAAGCTTTAGCCAGTTCCTGGGGAGTCTCGTATTCGGATACATCCAATTCTTCAATTAGTTTTAAGGTTTCTTTGATTCCATAGAGCTGCTTTTCATATATTGTCAGGTTTCCATGATATATAAAACTCTTTATGGTCCGGTTGGCATGGTCTTTGTGGGAGGCTTCTATATATTCTGTAATGTCATTTATCAAATCTTGCAACTCTATTTTTACGATGTCCAAATATTTACTCATTTTTCGTACCATTGCAGCACACTCCTTCTTTTCCTATAAATCCCATTACGATTTATGACGACCAGCAAGTTGCATTTAGTTTAGATGTTTATATTTTAACATATTCTTGCAGTTACAACAATAATTTACTTTCATAGGATATTTGTGTACTTATACAATATACTTATGTTTGGACATTTATTTTTTACTTTTCTTATAAAAAATTACATATATTTCTAATTACAGAATTTTTCCCTTGTGATTTTTATAATCACTAATGTAGTTTCATACTGTCATCAGATCTCTGATAAATACTTAAAATCATTTCTGATGCTCTCCCATACAGGCTTGTCATAATCTTCGTGTTCCAGTACAAAATATGCGGCATAGGTGGCTGCTTCTTGTATTTGCTTCATATCCAGGCAACCTTCTGCCATATCCACATTCTCCAATGCTGCATTCATCTGTTTCATATGGATCAATTCTATTTTACTGCCCCACTTCCTGATATAGGTTACCGGATCAACTCCGGCATATGCTGCCCAGTAGACATCCAGTTCCAATATGACATTCTCACCGGTCTTCTCTGCCAGCAGGTCCAGCGCATATTTTCCGTCAATCTTTTTGAATTCTTCTCCATGGTTGTGATAGCCTACTTTGATACCAAATTCCTTCGCTTTCACGGCTGCGTGATTTAGTACAGCTGCAAGATTTTCGATTGCTTCCAGGGTATCGGTTGGTGCATAGGGGCAGATGAGGTATTTGGAGCCAATTGCCTGATGATATGTCAGCTCTTCTTCCAAAGCTTCTTTCATTTGTTCTATACCGATATGAGCACCTACGGAGTACAGCTTATTTTTCTTTAGAAAGTCTGCCATTTCTTCAGCGGTCAGCCCACCGCAGCCGGCAAATTCCACTCCTTTAAACCCGATTTCTGCTACTCTTTCCACTGCTTTTTTATAGTCCTTTTCCGTTTCTCCGTGAATGGAGAAAAGCTGTAACGATAGTTCCATTGCTACTCCTTTTCTGCCTGATTTTATGGCTTAAATAACGAATACAGTATGATAAGCTAATCCGCGATACTGCTTCCAGGGTGTGTCTGAAAACTGCCTGTGGCTATCACTGCTTTCTTTCCAGTAGTGTGGGATTCATAAGCTGCTTCCATTAGTTTTGTAAGGGTTATGGAGGCTTCGATTCCAAAGGCTTCCATTTCTTCCCCTTGATCTCTTGCCCACATTACCAAAGGAGAGGGAAGAGCAGGGGGGAGTTTATCAGGAGTAATCCATCTGCCTTCTGTTTCTTTTGTTGCATAGCGGATTGTCTCTCCCACAATTAAGGTTCCGTCTGTTCCACTGATTTCCAGTATTGGCGGAGTATAAACGGATACAAAGCCGGTTTCTGCCACTCCAATTGCCTCGCCTTCAAATTCGATGACAGATACAGCATTATCTTCCACTCCATGCCCCGTTATGTCGGTAAATACGGATTGAACCGTAAGAGGTGTTCCAAGCAGCCATGTAAGGAGATACATCGGATGAGCTCCCAAATCGATCATCGCACCGCCGCCGCACTGTTCCTTGTTGTAAAAATGCTCCGGCAGCCAGTTTCCTGTGCTTCCGTTATGAACATTCCTCATACGTGCATAAGTAATTCTGCCAAGACTTCCGCTTTCTACAAGCTCTTTGGCAAAAAGAAATGTGCTTTCACATTTTTTGACCAGAGAAAGTGTTATATCCTTTCCGGAAGCTAGAAGTGCTTCCTTTATTTCAAGGCAATCGGAAAGGGTCAGGGCCAGTACTTTCTCACTGAAAACCTTTTTTCCTTGCTTTATTGCTTTTATTATCAATTCCTTATGCATGGAGGTCGGTGCTGTTATGATAACTCCCTGAATATTTGAATTATGAAGGAGTTCCTCATAATCCTTTATAAAAGGCACAGAAAATTCTTCTGCATATTTTCTGCCTCTTTCCTCCTCTTCATCCCAAACAGCTACTATTTTACTGTCTGTTTTCTCCAATACTTCTTTTGTATAACCTTCAGCATGGACATGCCAATAACTTACAACTGCTATATTCATGTTTATACCCATTGCATATCGCAGGCTGGCCTGCGATACTTGCCACACCTAATAAAGCGTGAAAAAATCACAGTGTGGCATCCTTCCTTTCATCATTTTCTTTTGCTCTTAGCTCCCAGCAACGTGCCTTGCACGTGAACGAACGCAAGGGGCATGAAGGTTCCATTTTTTCACATGCCCCATTTCTGTGTATATATTTACTCTTATTTAATCAAAGTATACTGGCTGACCAGTTCTGGCAGAGGTATAGATCGCCTCCAGGATCTCTGATACCACACAGGCCTGCTCCGGCTTTACAACTACTTCTGTATCTTTCTTCACCGCATCAATCCAACGCCTTGCCTCTACCTCTGCAGGATCACTTGATACTCCCTCATAAAAGGCTACTCCGCCGCTTGCCATATCAGGCTTAAGCTCAACCAATCGATTGAATTCCGCTTTGTTTATAGAGACTCCGCCTTTTATCTGAGCTCCTGCATCCGTTCCGCAAAGAACAGTACTGCCCTCCTGAACCGGTTCTATGGTATTCAAAGCCCAGCTGGATTCTAAAATGATCGTTGCACCGTTCTTCATTACAATAAAACCAAAGGCTGAATCCTCCATGGTATTATCCGCATCCACCCAGCCACCCCAGGGATTGCCGCATTGAGGATTATTCACCATTTTATATTTCGTTCCTACTACCATCTTAGGCTCATAGTTGTTCATCAGATACAAGGTAATATCCAGGGAATGGGTTCCAATATCGATTAACGGACCGCCGCCCTGCTCATACTCATTTAAGAAAACACCCCAGTTGGGTGTACCTCTTCTTCTTACCGCAAATGCTTTGGCAAAATAAATTTCTCCCAGGTCACCTCTCTCAATAACATTCTTTAAATAAATTGCTTCCGGTTTATGTCTGTGCTGATATCCGATTGTCAGCTTCTTACCGGACTCTTTGGCTGCTTCCACCATCTTTCTGGCGTCTTCGGCTGTCTTTGCCATGGGTTTTTCACACATGACATGCTTGCCGGCATGGAGGGAATCAATGGATATTGGCGCATGGGAACGATTAGGGGTGCACACATGCACTACCTCAATATCCTCATCCTTTAATAAATCCTTATAGTCTGTATAAACTTTTGCTTCCGGTATACCATACTGCTCCTTCGCTTTTATGGCTTTTTCCTCCACGATGTCACAAAAGGCAACCATCTCAACATCCTTTAATTTACTTAAAGACGGCATATGCTTTCCATTTGCAATACCGCCGCAGCCAATGATACCAACCTTCACTTTTCTTTCCATCTTAACTTCTCCTTTTTCTTCTTATTTTTATTGCTGTTCTCTTATTCTTGCCCAAGGATGTGTCTGAAAACTGATTACAGTTTTTAGATGCTAAAATAATTATAAACTATAACCATATGGACATTATCTGTCTTATCTGAAATCTGTGCAGCTCATTTCTTATTATTGTTTATTTTCTAAAATATAGCATAAATAATTCGTCCATGATATAATAAATGCATAAAAAAATATCAATTATTTGTCCTCTAAGGAGCTATGATTTGGAACAGAATTATTATATTGAAAAGCGTGATACCTATAATGATCTGCCACTGCAATTCAGCCTTCATATGCAGGTATTGAACGGAACCGGCGAAATGGCCCATGCCCATATGCATGATTACATTGAGATTCTCTATGCCCTCTCGGGAAAGTATCAGATTCTTCTGAACAACAGGGATTATACCTTCAAAGAAGGCGATATGGTTCTGATCAATTCCAACGAAATACATAATGTTTTCTCAGAAAGCGAAGGCTTGAACCAGTATATCTGTATCAAGTTTGAGCCTGAGCTACTCTATACCTCCTGGTCTCTTATTGAGATGAAATATCTGATGCCCTTTATATTAAAGGATTCCTCCCATCAGAAAATATTCACCAGAGAAGAAATAGAAACCACTGTCGTTCCTTCTCTTATCGAAAATATGAACAAGGAATATACCAATGCTGCTTATGGATATGAATTCGCAATCCGGTCAGACCTCTTCCGCTTGTTCTTGTATATTATAAGAAGCTGGCATGTACAGAATATTGATTTAAATATTGGTGTTTCGATCAACAAGGAAATGGAGACTCAGCTCAGAAAGGTCTTTGATTCAATCGACGAGCGGTACAATGAGGATATTACCGCAAAAGAAATGGCAAAATACTGTAATATGAGCTACAGCTATTTTTCCAGAATGTTCAAACGGGTAATGAAGAAAAGTTTCAAGGAATACCTGAACTATGTACGTATTTCCAAAGCAGAAAAACTTCTGATCAATACCAATAATACCATTACAGAAATTGCACTGGAAACAGGCTTTACTACCTCCAGCTATTTTATCAGTCAATTTAGGGCACATAAAAATATCAGTCCCAAGCAATATCGTCTGAACTATAGGAAGCTATAATACTGATATCAGCAAAAAAAGGGCGCTGCTTTACTGGAAATTCAGAAGAATTCTTCTTTGATTCCATTCCTGTGGCAGCGGCCCTTTTTTTAATGCTTATTTCTATGAAGTTATAAATTCCACGTTCTTTTAGAGCTTAGAATCTGTCTTATAGATTCTCTCTAAAAAATTTCTCAATCTCTGTAATCACAGCTTCTTCGTCCTCACCTTCAGCGGTTATGGTTACCTGCGTTCCTTTCGTGATTCCAAGTGCCATTACTGCCATCAGCTTTCTGGCATCGGCAGAAGCTCCCTTGGAAGCTATTAAGACATTGCTCTTAAAATTTTTGACCAGCTTTACCAGCAGACCTGCAGGTCTGGCGTGAATTCCCAGCTCATCTTTTATGGTATATTCAAAATTTTTCATATTACTCCTGTTCTATATCAATGTCAGTAGATCCTGTCCATAGTTAATATTCTTTTCGCTTTCGCTAATAATATCACTGTACTCCTCCATATTTGTTACAATTACCGGAGTAATGACGGAATAACCCGCTTTCTTTATTCCTTCTATATCAAATTCAATAAGTGTCTGTCCTTTTTTAATCTTTTCTCCAATCTTTACCTTCTGCGTGAAGAATTTGCCCTCTAATTTCACGGTATCCGTACCAATATGAATGAGTATTTCCGCACCCAAATCAGACTTTAATCCAATGGCATGACCGGTAGGAAAAAGTGAGAGAACCTCGCCGTCAACTGGTGCAACAAGTTTACCTTCTACAGGAAGAATTGCTACTCCCTTACCAAGTACCTCTGTTGAGAAGGCTTCATCCTCAACCTTTTTAAGCTCCACAATTTCACCTTTCAGAGGGCTTGCGATCACTCCTTTTATACTGGTTTTATGAGCCAGAGCAGTAAGATCTTCTGTTTTATTCTCTTCGTCCTTATAAGTAACAAAGGTGGCCACAAAGGCAATTACAACTGCTACTCCCACGGCTATCAATGCCCATACCATACTGGAAATGTCTTTTGTAGCATTATTGATAAAAGTAGGAATACCAAATACTCCAAGTCCTCCAAAGGTGTAGATCTTCGCTCCGGCAGCTCCAATAATGGCTCCACCTACACCGGCTGCAAAGCAGGAAATGTAAAAGGGTTTCTTCTTTGGTAAGCTGATTCCATAGATTGCCGGCTCTGTTACTCCGAAAACACCGGATATTGCAGCAGGGATACACAGTGCTCTTAATTTCATATTTTTGGTCTTGAATAAAATAGCTGTAACTACTGCTGTCTGAGCAAAGGAAGCAGCAAAATATGGTGCAAGTACAAAATCATAACCAAAATTTGTCAAATTGAGCATCATGATAGGAACAAGTCCCCAGTGAAGACCGAAAATAACCATTACCTGCCAGAATGCACCGACCAGCAAGCCTGCGAACAACGGGCTGAAATCAAAGGCTGCAGAAGTCAGAACACCGATTAAGGAGGTCAGCAGTGAAGCAATTGGTCCTACTACCAGGAAGGTCAGGGGTGTACAGATAATAAGTGTCATCATAGGTACCAGGAAGGTCTTTACCACATCTGGTATGATTTTCTTCCAAAAAGCTTCAACCTTGCTTGCCACCCAAACAGCTAAAATAATTGGTATTACCGTTGAGGCATATCCGCCGGAGGGTATCATTACCGGTATATGAAGGAACGTGGTGTAAACACTGGTTGCAAATTTGGAGCCTTCAAATAACGTGGATACCGGTTCAAAACCTGCAATGTTAATGATGTCACTTGCATATAACAAAGCGGCACCAAGGGCCATACCTACAAATTGGTTTACATTGAACTTTTTAGCAGCTGTGAATCCCAGGAAGATAGGAAGGTAATGGAAAAATCCATCGGCTACCGCATACAGCAAAAGATAGGTTCCACCGGTCTCCGACATCCAGCCAAAATAAGTGAATAAGGCCAGGAGTCCTTTAATCATACCAGTTGCTGCCAGAACACCGAGGGTGGGCTGAAATACTCCTGAAATAATATCGATCAGTGCCGCACCGGGATTTAATTTCGTTTTTTCCCCTTCTGTTACCCCTTCCGTAAGGTTACCAAATTTTCCGATTTCGTTTACTGCAGCAAAGACATCCGGTACATGATTTCCAATAACGACCTGATATTGTCCACCACTCTTAATAACAGTAACGACTCCGTCGGTATTTTTCAGTACCTCTGTATTTGCTTTACTTTCATCCCTTAATTTGAAACGCAATCTGGTGATGCAATGCTCAAGGCTGATTACGTTTGCTTTACCGCCAACATTTTGAATAATAATTCTTGCTAAAGCATCATATTTACTTGCCATACCTATTCTCCTTTTATTTTGTGGTATCAGTTTCTCTTATTGTTTTACGCAACTCCAAAATAGCAGAAGGAGTTACGCTAAGTTCATCAATTCCCATTTTTATAAATTCCTTTGTTAAGGTTGTATCACCACCCAGTTCTCCGCAGATACCAAGCCATATGCCTGCCTTATGGGCACTTTCTGCCGTCAACTTTATAAGTTTCAGCAAAGCAGGATGATGGGAATCATAAAATTCCTCCAACCTCTGGTTTTGTCTGTCGATTGCCAGTGTATACTGGGTGAGGTCATTGGTTCCGATGCTAAAGAAATCCACTTCCTTTGCTAATTCTTCGCTGATTAATGCCGCCGCCGGAGTCTCTATCATGATTCCTGTCTCAAGGTTCTCTAAAAACGGTATTCCTTCTCTCCTCAGTTCTTCTTTGGTTTCCTCCATAATTTCCTTTATTCTTCGTATCTCTGCTGTTGAAATTATCATAGGGAACATAACTGAGATATTACCGTACTTTGCTGCACGCAGGATAGCTCTTAGCTGTGTCTTAAAAATCTCGGTCCTGGTAAGGCATATTCTGATTGCCCTGTAACCCATTGCTGGATTTTCTTCCTTTTCCAGCCCGAAATAATCTGCCTGTTTGTCTGCTCCGATATCCAGTGTTCTTATTATGACTTTTTTACCTGCCATATTTTCTGCTGCTTTTTTATATACCGTGAACTGTTCTTCCTCTGATGGATAATCACTGTTTTCCAGGTATAGGAATTCACTGCGGAATAAACCGATTCCCTCCGCATCGTTGTCCAATGCCGCAGCCACCTCGGATACATTTCCGATATTGGCATATACCTTTATCTTCCTGCCATCAAGGGTAATATTTTCTTTGCCTTTCAACTCCTGAAGCAGCTTCTTTTTATTCATAATCTCCTTATGCTGGTCTGCGGCGCTTTTTCGTTCCTCCTCCCCCGGCTCCAGTATAAGCTTGCCTAAAAGCCCATCCAGTATTGCTGGGTTTCCTTCGTATTTATCCTCAAACGCTTCACCAAGCCCGACCAATGCAGGAATTCCCATGCTCCTCGCCAGTATTGCTGTATGGGAATTTACGGAGCCATATCGGATGGCAAAACCCAGGACCTTACTCTTATCAAGCTTTACCGTTTCACTTGGCAGCAAATCATCTGCAGCTATTATAACCGGTTCTGTAAGCGGGTTGCCTTCTTCTGCATCACCGCTTAATATCTGAAGCAGTCTGTCTGAAATATCTTTGATGTCTACAGCTCTTCCCTGCATATAGGAATCTTCCATAGCAGTGAACATGGCAGAGAAATTATCCGAGGTAACCCCAATGGCGAATTCTGTATTTACCTGCTGGGTCTTGATGATGTTTTTTACGGAATCACAATAGTCCTCATCCTCCAGCAGCATCTGGTGAATCTCAAAGATAGCAGCATTGGCTTCTCCGGTTTCCTTAAGTGCCTTTTGGTAAAGGTCGGCTAATTCCGTTATCCCTTTCTCTCTGGCTTCATGAAACCGCTCTATTTCATTCTCTGTATCCTCAACATGATACCGCATAATATTTCCGGTTTTCTTTCGTAGAAAATGAATTTTTCCATAGCAGATATCCCGGTATACGCTTTTTCCTGTCAATACTTTCATCTCTGTCTCCTCTCCGGCTTTCCAGTTACCTCAAGCTCTTATTTCAGAGTAGCTCCGTTGGAAGCGATAACCTCCTTATACCAGTTAAAAGATTTCTTTTTATATCGATTCAGAGTGCCGCTTCCATCCTCCTTACGATCTACATATATAAAGCCATAACGCTTTTTAAGCTCTGCTGTTGAAGCACTTACCACATCAATACAGCCCCAGGTTGTATACCCCATGACTTCTACGCCGTCTTCAATTGCTTCTGCTACCTGTACCAGATGATCATTAAGATATTGAATTCTGTAATCATCTTCTACGGTTATATTTCCCTCGGAATCCGTTATGGGTTCATCCACTGCACCTAAACCGTTTTCTACGATGAACAAGGGCTTTTCATAACGGTCATACAGTACATTCAGCAGATATCTGAGGCCCTTAGGGTCTATCTGCCATCCCCATTCGCTGGCCTCTAGGTATGGGTTGGGTATACCTCCCATGATATTTCCTTTTCCCCTCTCTGTTACCTCTGCAGATTCACAGATACTCATATAGTAGCTAAAGGAGATAAAATCCACTGTGTTCTTCAGTATTTCTTCGTCTTCCGGCTCCATTTTTATCACAATATTGTTTTCCTTAAACAGCCTTTTGGTATAGGAAGGATACTTTCCTCTTACATGAACGTCGGTAAACAGAAGGTTCGCCCTGTCTGTTTCCATCGTCTTTATAATATCCTCCGGCTTTGGTGACAGCGGATATACGGGCATTCCAAGCACCATACAGCCGATCTTTGCCTCTGGCATAATCTCATGTCCTATTCTGGTTGCAAGAGCACTGGCTACCAGTTCATGATGCATTGCCTGAAACAATTCCTGTTTGGACAATTTCTCTTTAGGCGTAAGGATTCCTCCGGTTAAGGGAAGATGGGCTATGGAATTAATTTCATTGAAAGTCAGCCAGTATTTTACCTTATCTTTGTATCTGTTAAAGATTGTTCTGACATAATTCTCGTAGAAACCAATGAGTCTTCTGTCTGACCAGCCATTATACTCTTTTGCCAGGTGAAGCGGGGTTTCATAATGAGAAATTGTAACCAGTGGTTCAATACCATATTTCAAGCATTCAGCGAAAAGCTCGTCGTAAAATTGAAGTCCTTTCTCATTGGGTTGTTCCTCATCTCCCTTTGGAAAGATTCTTGTCCAGGCGATAGAGGTACGAAAAACTTTAAAACCCATTTCCGCAAATAATTTAATATCCTCCTTATAACGGTGATACATATCGATTGCTACCAGTTTTAAATTATCCGGCGTGGGCTCTTCCGTTATAGGACCCAAAAATCCTTTTGGCGTAACATCCTGAATGCTGAGTCCTTTACCATCTTCATTATAAGCACCTTCGCATTGGTTGGCGGCTACTGCTCCGCCCCATAAAAATCCTTCATTAAATTTTGCTATCATCTTTCTTCCTCCTGTTTTTGTTATACTTATTATTTGTGTTTCCTTCATAAAAAAAACCTAAACGTAAGCAAAGAATATGCTCTTTGCAACAACGTTTAGGTTTTGCCTGTTCACCTCGAAGCCGTAGCCTCTGTACAACAGTAACAATCCTGATTATGAAATTAGCAATAAATGATCTGTTAACTTACAATTCGTTTAATATGGATGGTCAGATATACCATCTCTTCCTTCGGCAGCTCTATGTGATATTCCTGTTCCACATAAGCCTTAATCTTTTCGGTACAGGCATATGCTGCCGGGTATTGATTTTTTACCATCTGATAGAGTTCTTCATCCACCCCTGAATTGTTGTTATTCGTTACAACCCTTTGTGAAAAGAATTTTAAATGTGTTATGAACCTTTCATAATTAATGGTGTCTTCATTTATAACCAGCTGAAAATGGTAGGTAATAATCTTTAGTACATTTTGAATCAGCTTGGTAACATCAATTGTATTGGAAATCTCCATACCAAGCTCTGCATTTACAAAATGTAATGCAATAGAAGCTGCCTCATCCTCCGTCATATCGATTCCGATTCTTTCCCGAATCAATTCAACTGCCTTTTTTCCGGCTTCAAATTCCTCATGATAGAATTTTTTAATCTCCCACTTAAGTGCATTGGTAAAATGGACGCCTTCCTGGTACCGGGTTATGGCATAATTAATATGATCGGTAAGAGTAA from Anaerocolumna sp. AGMB13020 encodes the following:
- a CDS encoding HPr family phosphocarrier protein, with the translated sequence MKNFEYTIKDELGIHARPAGLLVKLVKNFKSNVLIASKGASADARKLMAVMALGITKGTQVTITAEGEDEEAVITEIEKFFRENL
- a CDS encoding beta-glucoside-specific PTS transporter subunit IIABC; this translates as MASKYDALARIIIQNVGGKANVISLEHCITRLRFKLRDESKANTEVLKNTDGVVTVIKSGGQYQVVIGNHVPDVFAAVNEIGKFGNLTEGVTEGEKTKLNPGAALIDIISGVFQPTLGVLAATGMIKGLLALFTYFGWMSETGGTYLLLYAVADGFFHYLPIFLGFTAAKKFNVNQFVGMALGAALLYASDIINIAGFEPVSTLFEGSKFATSVYTTFLHIPVMIPSGGYASTVIPIILAVWVASKVEAFWKKIIPDVVKTFLVPMMTLIICTPLTFLVVGPIASLLTSLIGVLTSAAFDFSPLFAGLLVGAFWQVMVIFGLHWGLVPIMMLNLTNFGYDFVLAPYFAASFAQTAVVTAILFKTKNMKLRALCIPAAISGVFGVTEPAIYGISLPKKKPFYISCFAAGVGGAIIGAAGAKIYTFGGLGVFGIPTFINNATKDISSMVWALIAVGVAVVIAFVATFVTYKDEENKTEDLTALAHKTSIKGVIASPLKGEIVELKKVEDEAFSTEVLGKGVAILPVEGKLVAPVDGEVLSLFPTGHAIGLKSDLGAEILIHIGTDTVKLEGKFFTQKVKIGEKIKKGQTLIEFDIEGIKKAGYSVITPVIVTNMEEYSDIISESEKNINYGQDLLTLI
- the ptsP gene encoding phosphoenolpyruvate--protein phosphotransferase; protein product: MKVLTGKSVYRDICYGKIHFLRKKTGNIMRYHVEDTENEIERFHEAREKGITELADLYQKALKETGEANAAIFEIHQMLLEDEDYCDSVKNIIKTQQVNTEFAIGVTSDNFSAMFTAMEDSYMQGRAVDIKDISDRLLQILSGDAEEGNPLTEPVIIAADDLLPSETVKLDKSKVLGFAIRYGSVNSHTAILARSMGIPALVGLGEAFEDKYEGNPAILDGLLGKLILEPGEEERKSAADQHKEIMNKKKLLQELKGKENITLDGRKIKVYANIGNVSEVAAALDNDAEGIGLFRSEFLYLENSDYPSEEEQFTVYKKAAENMAGKKVIIRTLDIGADKQADYFGLEKEENPAMGYRAIRICLTRTEIFKTQLRAILRAAKYGNISVMFPMIISTAEIRRIKEIMEETKEELRREGIPFLENLETGIMIETPAAALISEELAKEVDFFSIGTNDLTQYTLAIDRQNQRLEEFYDSHHPALLKLIKLTAESAHKAGIWLGICGELGGDTTLTKEFIKMGIDELSVTPSAILELRKTIRETDTTK
- a CDS encoding glycoside hydrolase family 1 protein gives rise to the protein MAKFNEGFLWGGAVAANQCEGAYNEDGKGLSIQDVTPKGFLGPITEEPTPDNLKLVAIDMYHRYKEDIKLFAEMGFKVFRTSIAWTRIFPKGDEEQPNEKGLQFYDELFAECLKYGIEPLVTISHYETPLHLAKEYNGWSDRRLIGFYENYVRTIFNRYKDKVKYWLTFNEINSIAHLPLTGGILTPKEKLSKQELFQAMHHELVASALATRIGHEIMPEAKIGCMVLGMPVYPLSPKPEDIIKTMETDRANLLFTDVHVRGKYPSYTKRLFKENNIVIKMEPEDEEILKNTVDFISFSYYMSICESAEVTERGKGNIMGGIPNPYLEASEWGWQIDPKGLRYLLNVLYDRYEKPLFIVENGLGAVDEPITDSEGNITVEDDYRIQYLNDHLVQVAEAIEDGVEVMGYTTWGCIDVVSASTAELKKRYGFIYVDRKEDGSGTLNRYKKKSFNWYKEVIASNGATLK
- the licT gene encoding BglG family transcription antiterminator LicT, whose protein sequence is MVVEKIINNNIISSFDEKGNEIVVMGRGLGFKVKPGQTIDQDKVEKIFRMDNDQEAKLLEAVLADIPIENIQLCNEIISYAKTVIKSKLSKNIYITLTDHINYAITRYQEGVHFTNALKWEIKKFYHEEFEAGKKAVELIRERIGIDMTEDEAASIALHFVNAELGMEISNTIDVTKLIQNVLKIITYHFQLVINEDTINYERFITHLKFFSQRVVTNNNNSGVDEELYQMVKNQYPAAYACTEKIKAYVEQEYHIELPKEEMVYLTIHIKRIVS